Below is a genomic region from Sulfitobacter guttiformis.
AAAATAACAGTCAGCACAGCGGAGAATTTTTCGGTGCCTTCAAGAGATTTAATCAACAACAAAACAACGCCCAAGCACCCGCCAATCAATCCTGTAAAGACCGCGAAACGCGAGGGACGCGACAACAGAATTTTTGTTACCTCAGGACGAAAAATGCGCCCAAGCATATTACGAAAATTTGTTTCGAAGCGGGCGTGTGGTTTGCAGCTGTCCTGACAGTTGCTGTCGAGTGTGCAGCAGAGTGAACAAATCGTGCCTGCATGAAATGGACAATGTGTCATGTCTTCTGCATCAAAGCGGAAATCGCAAATCGAGCATGTTTGCAACCCTTCTGGGGGAAGGGTAACTGCGGGGCGTGCGAGGTAGTATTTCCCGCCTGTCAAAAATGCGATCAACGGTGCAAGTGCGAAGGCTGACCCCAAGGCGACTAAGGTCGAAAAGGCTTCTGCTGTTGGTCCAAAGATGCCAGCAATTGCCAACAACGATAAAACACATGAAAGGCCCATAGCCCCAATGCCTACGGGATTAATATCGTAAAGATGCCCGCGCCGGAATTCGATCCCCTTCGGGCTTAATCCCAAGGGTTTGTTGACCACCAGATCCGCCACCAATGCACCGATCCAAGCGACAGCGACATGCGCATAAAATCCTAAAACCGTTTCTAGCCCTTCAAACACGCCCAATTCCATCAACAGCACCGCAATGGCGACATTGAAGACCAGCCACACGACTCGGCCAGGATGGCTATGTGTCAAGCGTGAAAAGAAGTTCGACCATGCGATAGAGCCTGCATAGGCATTGGTTACATTGATCTTGAGCTGTGACAGCACAACAAACAGACCCGTCAATGCCAACACAACCGCAGGAGAGCCAAAGACCTGATCGAACGCCGTAAAATACATCAAAGTCGGATCAGCGGCTTCCTCAATGGGGACGGATTCGCGGATTGCAAGCGTAACCAGATAAGATCCCGCAAGCATTTTCAAAACCCCAATCACAGACCAGCCCGGCCCTGCTATAATAAGCGCCGTGAGCCACTTCCGGCGATCACTTTTGGTTTTTGGCTCCGGTAGGAAGCGCAAGAAATCCACCTGCTCGCCGATTTGAGCAACCAAAGAAAATATCACGCCAGAGGCCGCGCCGAACATCAATAAGGCGGATGTCCCTTTGGCCTCCTCGGTGCCTTCTAATTCTTTCCACCCGTCAAGGTCATAGCCCACGAAAGCCAATAGCGCGAAGGGTAGAATATGCAGAACGACCCAGAACGGCTGTGTCCATGTCTGGAACGTAGAGATTTTGGAGAAGCCGTTAATAACCAAAGGGATCACAACGAGCGAGCTGACGATATAGCCCAGAAAAATCGGCAACCCGAACAAGAAGTTCAGCGCCAGTGCAAGGATCGCCGCCTCCAGTGCAAAGAAGATAAACGTGAATGAAGCATAGATTAGGGACGTGATTGTTGAGCCAATATAGCCAAATCCAGCGCCGCGGGTCAGCAAGTCGATATCAACGCCATACCGTGCAGCATAGTAGCAGATGGGAAAGCCTGTCAGGAACAACAGTGCGCCCACAAACATGATGGCTGCAATGGCTATATCAAAGCCGTATGTAATCGTTATAGCGGCACCGATCGCCTCCAGCGCCAGAAACGATATCGACCCGATAGCCGTGTTTGCCACTCGCGCATAGCTCCAGCGCCGCGCGCGACGTGCGGTGAAGCGCAAGGCAAAATCTTCCATCGTCTCGTTTGCGACCCAGCGATTGTAGGTTCTTTTCTCACTGGTCGCCTGCAGTCCTGTCGCCACGCCTCACGACTCCCCTTTGCGTATCCATGACCGCCCGAAAAGTCATTCAAGCGCTGCGCACAGCGCGTACTTTGGGTGTCATTTGGCGGATAACTCTTGAGTAAAAATCATAGGGGACAAATTGCGCAGGCCTATACGTCATTCGACGTATACCCGCTCGCGCTCATTGCGCTGATCGTATGAAGGCGGGCGTGCAGTGGAATCGCCCAATCTTTTAGCATTCGAAAAGGAATGGACATGTCTGACACACCATCTTCGAACAAAACCGACGGAATGAGCCGTCGTGCCATGATGGCCAGCAGCGCTGCATTCGGGGCGGCCTTGTTCGCACCAAAAGGACTTCTTGCGCAAAGCTTTCCCACCGCTGAGGTCAACACGACAGGGCTCGCAGTCACAGACGACACGGTAACAATCGGTATCTTGCATTCCGTC
It encodes:
- a CDS encoding hybrid sensor histidine kinase/response regulator produces the protein MATGLQATSEKRTYNRWVANETMEDFALRFTARRARRWSYARVANTAIGSISFLALEAIGAAITITYGFDIAIAAIMFVGALLFLTGFPICYYAARYGVDIDLLTRGAGFGYIGSTITSLIYASFTFIFFALEAAILALALNFLFGLPIFLGYIVSSLVVIPLVINGFSKISTFQTWTQPFWVVLHILPFALLAFVGYDLDGWKELEGTEEAKGTSALLMFGAASGVIFSLVAQIGEQVDFLRFLPEPKTKSDRRKWLTALIIAGPGWSVIGVLKMLAGSYLVTLAIRESVPIEEAADPTLMYFTAFDQVFGSPAVVLALTGLFVVLSQLKINVTNAYAGSIAWSNFFSRLTHSHPGRVVWLVFNVAIAVLLMELGVFEGLETVLGFYAHVAVAWIGALVADLVVNKPLGLSPKGIEFRRGHLYDINPVGIGAMGLSCVLSLLAIAGIFGPTAEAFSTLVALGSAFALAPLIAFLTGGKYYLARPAVTLPPEGLQTCSICDFRFDAEDMTHCPFHAGTICSLCCTLDSNCQDSCKPHARFETNFRNMLGRIFRPEVTKILLSRPSRFAVFTGLIGGCLGVVLLLIKSLEGTEKFSAVLTVIFGAALIIIGVCVWMFLLVSESHGKARAESSLQTDRLLREIRAHERTDLALQDAKDKAEAANLAKTRYMAGLSHELRTPLNAIYGFAQILEKDPRMPAHRAESVTTIRRSSEHLAGLIEGLLDIARIEAGRLEIMRDRINLRMFLKQIASIFEQEARDKGVTFEIETYGSFPEWVGFDEKRLRQILINLLSNALRYTHAGQVRLKVIYRNEVAQIEVSDTGVGIAPEFLPRIWRPFERGSYTETRGSGLGLTITKLLVEILGGDISVESVLGQGSTFKVRLMLPSISNETMKRRGLTKEARSLPVVGYHGARKTILAVDDDLNHLSLVRSVFEPLSFIVVTAPNAEVALEILSDITPDLFVLDIDLPGQDGWTLASHLRSGALVGIPIIMISGHAMDAEKPTRQISLYDAFVSKPYNLDDLVMRVAELLKLDLTFETPVGPAAETSQKLQAFHPSELIPLVRSGQVNEIRKRLLELEKTQVCPPELLLALKECFASFDLKTMALLLEGAPNG